The proteins below come from a single Capsicum annuum cultivar UCD-10X-F1 unplaced genomic scaffold, UCD10Xv1.1 ctg2619, whole genome shotgun sequence genomic window:
- the LOC124890863 gene encoding inorganic pyrophosphatase 1-like produces the protein MDRMMKEHHEQGKTVKDIEGVLKRVPVIPGVVSAVKAAHALGCDLRIVSDANVFLIDTILNHLGLYDCFTEINTNLSYVDEEGKLRIRPYHDFHTCSHGCNNHVCPPNMCKGLVIERMQASLAKEGKKRMIYLGDGPGDFCPSLKLKEHDYVMPRKDFPAWKLINENRHLIKAEIHGWANGEEQQHILLQIIKAITIHEERQFLSGDSKFQTIPINAAHHEALPKALPLRY, from the exons ATG GATAGGATGATGAAGGAACATCATGAACAAGGCAAAACTGTCAAGGACATTGAAGGAGTACTGAAACGCGTACCCGTAATTCCTGGTGTTGTTTCAGCCGTTAAAGCAGCTCATGCTTTAGG ATGTGATTTGAGGATAGTGAGCGATGCGAATGTCTTCCTCATTGACACAATTTTGAATCATCTTGGATTATATGATTGCTTCACGGAGATCAACACAAATCTGAGCTACGTTGATGAAGAAGGAAAACTCAGAATCCGTCCTTATCATGATTTTCACACTTGCTCTCATGGCTGCAACAACCACGTTTGTCCTCCCAACATGTGCAAG GGCCTGGTAATAGAAAGAATGCAAGCTTCATTGGCTAAGGAAGGGAAGAAAAGAATGATCTATCTAGGTGACGGACCAGGAGATTTTTGTCCAAGCTTAAAACTCAAAGAGCATGATTACGTTATGCCTAGAAAAGATTTTCCAGCCTGGAAATTAATAAACGAAAATCGCCATCTCATAAAAGCAGAAATCCACGGGTGGGCAAATGGAGAAGAGCAACAACACATTCTGCTTCAGATAATTAAAGCGATTACCATTCATGAAGAGAGGCAATTTTTATCAGGTGATAGCAAGTTCCAGACGATTCCGATTAATGCTGCTCATCATGAAGCCTTGCCAAAAGCTCTCCCTCTGCGTTACTAA